The sequence tttctgggcttggagatagctcgcagtaaaCAAGGCATTTATGTTTGTCAGCGGAAATATGCATTAgacattattatggagacggggttattaggagcaaaaccagcagagtttccaatggaaactaatcatcgttTGGCTTTAGCAACAGGGCCGTTGTTGAGTGATGCAGAAAGGTATCGACGATTGATCggaagattgatttatctggctgtgactagaccggatctagcttattctgtgcatattttgtcacagtttatgcagcatccaagacaagaacattgggacgctgcacttcgggtagtaagatatttgaaaaagaatcctgggcaaggaattttgttgcgctctgatagtagtttaagtttgaaaggatggtgtgattcagattgggcaagctgtcctttgactagacgatcgttgacaggatggtttgtgcttcttggagattcaccagtgtcttggaagactaaaaagcagtacacagtttctcggagttcagctgaagcagaatacagatctatggctgcagctacttgtgaattgaagtggttgaagcaattactaggtgatttgggaattcgtcatacacagggaatgagtcttctttgtgatagtcagtcggcattgtatattgctcagaatcccgtatttcacgaaagaactaaacatatagaagtggattgtcatatcatcagggatgcgatagtacagaaaattatttctccctcGTATACGCCCACAGGAATAcagttggcggatatcttcaccaaagcattaggccgagttcagtttcaaggtcttttgtccaagatgggcatttgtgacctgcatgctccgtcttgaggggggtattaaggaaagtggtaatactttccaagaccgtagtggttagtctatggaaagtattgtccatatcagtcacgaacttgagactgataaggtaagtggtatatatggaaagtattgtccatatcagtcacgaacatgagactgataaggtaagtggtatatattaggaaaggattgtttatgtaagtcatgattgtgagacttataaggaaagtctcaaatcagtGTCTTAGGTAAGTTTTGAGAACCgtaatgtataaatatctatgaaagtattatgaataagattaaggaaaagaattaccaaagtttTGTCATAAAGGCATCGAAGGACTCTGGAGTGGATCCCAAAGATGGGGGAAAGCCATTTGTTTTGCCATCATCTTTTATTGGCGGTCGTAGGTATATGTCTGAGATCTACCAGGATTCAATGGCCATTACacggtttcatcatcatccagaTATCTTCCTAACAATGACtgcaaaagaaatcaaaaaaggaAATGTGTTTGGAACAGTTGTTGCGCATGTCCACACGATCGAATTTCAAAAGCGTGGTGTACCTCATATTCACACTCTTATATTCTTGGATGGCCCTGAAAAAATTCACACCGTTGAACAAGTCGACAAGTTTGTTTATGCGGAGTTCCCAGACGAAGAAACTGATCCAGTTTTGTTTGAGACCGTTAGAAAGTGTGTGGTACATGGACCATGTGGCCCGGATTCCATGTGCATGAAAAATGGAAGATGTAGCAGaggatatcaaaaaaaaaaaaattcagagagaACAAGTCTGGATGAAGGAGGGTATCCAATCTATCATAGACGCGATGATGGTAAAGAGGTGATTATCCGCAAATCATTCAAAGCAAATAACACAAATGTTGTACCGTACAACCCTTATTTGTCCAGGATGTTCAACTGCCACATTAATGTTGAGGTCTGTGGTGGTGTTAGAGATGTtaaatatatacacaaatatATCTATAAAGGCCACGATCGTGCAATATTAATCGTCGGAGACTGTGACGAGGTGCAACAGTACATTGATGCAAGATATATTGGTCCACCTGAGGCGGCATATCGTTTATATGGTAATTGGATGCATGAAGAAGAGCCTACTGTTGTTCGACTGGCTATTCATCTTCCGGGTCAACAGAGAATTGTGTACGATCCAAATAACCCAATAGATACAGTTAGTACTGCTGCGGAGGACTATAAGTCAACATTGATGGCATATTTTGAGTACTACTGCAACAATCCTACAACAAAAGCATATACATACCAAGATTTTCCCTAGCATTTTAGGTGGAATAAAGGAGTAAATTGGACAGCAAGAAAGCGAGGTTTTGCTATAGCAAGGATGCACTGGGTGAGCCCTAATGCAGGTGAATTGTATTACCTCCGTTTATTACTAACCGTTATTGCTGGCGCAAGTTCTTTCGATGACCTGAAAACAGTTGCGGATGGCAATGTTAAAAAACAACATCGTACATTCAAAGCCGCATGCATCGCGCTAGGGATTTTAGGAGATGACAGGGAATGGTTTAAGTGTCTAGAAGAAGCAGCAGTGATGAAAACTAGAGTGCAATTAAGAAAACTTTTCAAAATAATTCTTTGTGACTGCAATCCAACTCAGCCAGATGTTCTGTGGTCAAAGTTTGGGCTGAGAATATGTGATGATCTACATTTCAAAATTCAGGTTAAGTATAATATTCGTAAGCCAACTGATGAGCAGGTACTTGATTATGGATTGTACCTGTTGGATAATCAGTTGCGTGAATCTGGCAAATCTCTGGAAGATTTTGAAGATATGCCAAGGCCACAACTGACTTGGAGTGATGAGGTTAGTGACAAGTTTGTATGGGAGCATCGGTGCCTTCAACTCGCAGTATGTAGTTCCGAGGTTGATGAAAACATTAAAAAGTTGAATTCAGCTCAATTGTCAGCGTACAATTCAGTAATTGGTTCCGTGAAGAATGGTGATGGCAAATTGTTCTTTCTCAACGGCATTGCGGGAAGTGGTAAGACATTCCTATATAACACATTGGCATCGAGCTGCCGCAGGGATGTACACATTGTTTTAACCGCTGCTTCGTCTGGAATTGCTTCACTTCTTTTGGTGGGAGGCCGCACAGCACATTCGATGTTTAAAATACCCATAGAAATAAATGAGACCAGTGTTTGTGGGGTTGACAAACAGGATCCACAGTCTAAACTCCTTAAACAGGTAGAACTAATTATATGGGACGAAGTCCCAATGCAGCATAGGTTCTGCGTTGAAGCAGTTGATCAAACACTGCGTGATATTGGGAATAAGGAAAGACCATTCGGTGGAATTACCGTTGTTCTAGGCAGAGACTTCCGACAAAAATTGCCTGTAGTACCCAGTATCTGTCGTGAACAGGTTGTTGGGGCGTGCATAAGGAGATCATTGCTTTGGAATGATGTGACCGTCCTGTCACTTCATCAGAATATGCGTCTTGATGCACTTGAGTCGGAAAATGTGGCTTTTGCAAAATACCTGACTGAGGTAGCGATCTTCGTAACGTTACTTTTATacatttgtttcattttttttattacatATAGTACTGATATGTGCTGGCTGAATATGATAGATTGGTGATGATCCAAAGGAAGTTGTTGATCTACCTCCGTCGGTAACTAGGTGCAAAGATATGGCTGGACTAATAAACATTCTTTATCCATGgctggaaacaaaaaaaaaagggtatCTCCAGAACGCTTCACTAAACGGGTGATACTGTCAGCACGCAATAAGGATGTACACAAGATAAATGCGGCAGCTATGAATGCCTTGGATGGGGATATGTACACATAACTAGCTGCAGACAAACTTAATGCAGATGATGCTGGCAATACTCAGCGACTTAATAGCTAATTCCTGCAAAATTTAAACCCACCCGGAATCCTAGGTTCAAGATGGAAATCAAGGTTGGATGTCCAATAATGGTCCTGAGAAACCTAGCACCCTCGGAAGGTCTTTGTAATGGTACTAGGTTGTTGGTCACTAGGTGCGGACAACACGTGATGTAAACCAAGATCTTGACAGGTGATAAAGCAGGTGAGATTGTTTTCTTCCCAAGAATAAATTTCAAGCCGACGGCAACGGAGATGAATATCAACCTGACAAGCCGTCAGTTTCCCATCCGTCCTGCTTATGCCATGACAATCAACAAATAACAAGGACAATCTGTGAAATACGTTGGAATTGACCTTCGCACTCCAGTGTTTAGCCACGGGCAACTTTACGTGGCATTGTCAAGATGAACTGCCGCAAGGAGAATAAATGTGCTACTGCCGAATGAAACCAAAAATCTTTCAACGATAAATGTTGTCTACCCTGAGGTTTTATTGTAGAACTGCTAAAATCACATTGATTGCGATGGAGTAAATAGTATGGATTGATCAATCGATTTTGAGAAGGTATTACCGGAACCTACAGCAAGAGAAGaaaatttaaattttaaagtCATCCTTTCTATCAGAGAGTATACTGTTGGAAGACCTTATATTTTTGACGTATGTCATGTTTCAAATTGGTATTTATTTTAAAAACATATattaatatgatttttttttatatgtctgGGTTTTCGAAGAAGTGGATGTGCTTAACTTCAAGGCTCAACAAAATTGGGTTTTTGATACCACAGGATAATGCTTAACACAGGGTGATGCTTAACTCTTCTGAACTTAAGAATAACTGAAACCAAGTTTGTTGCAAGGTTAGAATGGCGATGGTTTAAAAACCAAATTACTGAAATACAATATCTCAAATAATAATTTATGCTAATAAATTACCCAGTTATCGTATGTGTTTCTGAAGTCTATTCAATATAGTCTGAGATGAGTACTTCGGGAGTAAGGAGTAAAGATGGAATTACTGTTTGAATACCAACTTATATAGCTCAAGAGAAATAGTTAATCAGGTATGAGTTATTTCAAGCACGAAAAGACTCTCATAATGTCCAGGATGAAAACAAGCTGAAAAAACATCTTTCCAGGCATTAAAAAGGTAAACAATGATTTCATTCCTGGAAAGAGAAGAAACTGAGAAATCATATCAAGAACGTAGTAACTGAGAAAATATAGTAGTAGATAAAAGACATGCGGAATATAACATGTACTACGTGCTCAGTCGATAAGAATATAACATGCATCTCGGATACCATACATAGGAGTTGTTGTAGTAACTCAAATTGTGGTTACGTCAAAATATGGTTTATCACCAATGCACAACAATCCAAGCCGGAATGCAGAAATCCAAGTACACTCGGGTGTATTGTCTCAGGCAGTCggtaaagaaaataaacaaaattgaGTAGAATTGATTTAGGAAAGCTaatagaagtttagaacaccgaTTTCTTTATTGGGAATTCAGTAC comes from Papaver somniferum cultivar HN1 chromosome 7, ASM357369v1, whole genome shotgun sequence and encodes:
- the LOC113296022 gene encoding uncharacterized protein LOC113296022; its protein translation is MSEIYQDSMAITRFHHHPDIFLTMTAKEIKKGNVFGTVVAHVHTIEFQKRGVPHIHTLIFLDGPEKIHTVEQVDKFVYAEFPDEETDPVLFETVRKCVVHGPCGPDSMCMKNGRCSRGYQKKKNSERTSLDEGGYPIYHRRDDGKEVIIRKSFKANNTNVVPYNPYLSRMFNCHINVEVCGGVRDVKYIHKYIYKGHDRAILIVGDCDEVQQYIDARYIGPPEAAYRLYGNWMHEEEPTVVRLAIHLPGQQRIVYDPNNPIDTVSTAAEDYKSTLMAYFEYYCNNPTTKAYTYQDFP